One part of the Streptomyces lydicus genome encodes these proteins:
- a CDS encoding LysR family substrate-binding domain-containing protein, with the protein MTGSEETPSFRLAYVPGVTPTKWVRIWNERLPDIPLELVQVPAADAFGTLRAGGADAGFVRLPVDGADLAAIPLYTETTVVVIPKDHLVAAVDEVTTEDLADDIVLHPLDDSLDWERLPGKPAIERPATTADAIELVAAGVGLLVVPQSLARLHHRKDLTYRPVSDAPVSRVALSWPQDETTDRVEDFIGIVRGRTVNSSRGRRPDAAEPKAGRAATATGGARRKPTAGKQTGDGRRRGAGAAPKGGKRGKPRRRS; encoded by the coding sequence GTGACAGGCTCGGAAGAAACCCCTTCGTTCCGGCTCGCGTACGTCCCGGGAGTGACGCCCACGAAGTGGGTGCGGATCTGGAACGAGCGGCTGCCCGACATCCCCCTGGAACTCGTCCAGGTGCCCGCCGCCGACGCGTTCGGCACCCTGCGGGCCGGCGGCGCCGACGCGGGATTCGTCCGCCTGCCGGTCGACGGTGCGGACCTCGCGGCGATCCCCCTCTACACCGAGACGACGGTCGTCGTGATCCCCAAGGACCACCTCGTCGCGGCGGTCGACGAGGTGACCACCGAGGACCTGGCCGACGACATCGTGCTGCACCCGCTCGACGACAGCCTCGACTGGGAGCGCCTCCCCGGAAAGCCCGCGATCGAGCGCCCCGCCACCACGGCCGACGCCATCGAGCTGGTGGCGGCGGGCGTGGGACTGCTGGTGGTCCCGCAGTCACTCGCCCGCCTGCACCACCGCAAGGACCTCACCTACCGGCCGGTCTCGGACGCCCCGGTCTCGCGGGTCGCACTGTCGTGGCCGCAGGACGAGACCACCGACCGGGTCGAGGACTTCATCGGGATCGTGCGCGGACGCACGGTCAACAGCTCGCGCGGACGCCGCCCGGACGCGGCGGAGCCGAAGGCCGGGCGCGCCGCCACCGCGACCGGCGGCGCACGGCGCAAGCCCACCGCCGGCAAGCAGACCGGCGACGGCCGCCGGCGCGGTGCCGGCGCGGCCCCCAAGGGCGGCAAGCGCGGCAAGCCCCGCCGCCGCTCGTAA
- a CDS encoding GMC family oxidoreductase, translated as MYDYIVVGAGSAGCVLAARLSEDADVRVLLVEAGPADDAREIHVPAAFSQLFQTKYDWSYLSACEPGLDGRRRFLPRGRMLGGSSSMNAMIYIRGNRRDYDAWAAAGAERWGWDDVLPYFLRAEDFQGRTSPWHGTGGPLTVSEGRSRHPLMAAYVAAAQEAGHPFTADFNGPEQDGVGYYHLTQRDGLRCSTAVGYLRPALPRPNLEVLTGARCTRVLFDGDRATGVELDRAGEPVQLRAEREVVLSAGAYNSPQLLMLSGIGVADELAAHGITARVDLPVGENLQDHPHVGLSYLTDTPSLLTAQTPENVRLLETEGRGPLTSNVGEAGAFHRTRADLDAPDIQVHATPVMFHEEGISPAFDHAFMFGAVLLTPTSRGKVSLRSAIPSAAPHILHNYLTTEDDRATMVRALRLLLDIADRPSLRKHRRADFKVPASATDADLLAFARRELQTLYHPAGTCPIGPVVDHELRVHGVRGLRVVDASVMPTLVRGNTNAPTVMIAEKAADLLRDVPAPA; from the coding sequence ATGTACGACTACATCGTGGTGGGTGCGGGGTCGGCCGGATGCGTGCTGGCGGCCCGGCTGTCCGAGGACGCGGACGTCCGCGTGCTGCTCGTCGAGGCCGGACCGGCGGACGACGCCCGGGAGATCCACGTGCCGGCGGCCTTCTCCCAGCTGTTCCAGACCAAGTACGACTGGAGCTATCTGAGCGCCTGCGAACCCGGGCTGGACGGCCGCCGCCGCTTCCTGCCCCGCGGCCGGATGCTCGGCGGTTCGTCGTCGATGAACGCGATGATCTACATCCGCGGCAACCGGCGCGACTACGACGCCTGGGCCGCCGCCGGCGCCGAGCGGTGGGGCTGGGACGACGTCCTGCCGTACTTCCTGCGTGCCGAGGACTTCCAGGGGCGGACGTCACCCTGGCACGGCACCGGCGGGCCCCTCACGGTCAGCGAGGGCCGCTCCCGGCACCCGCTGATGGCCGCGTACGTGGCGGCCGCCCAGGAAGCCGGCCACCCCTTCACCGCGGACTTCAACGGCCCCGAACAGGACGGCGTGGGCTACTACCACCTCACCCAGCGGGACGGCCTGCGCTGCAGCACGGCCGTCGGCTACCTGCGCCCCGCCCTGCCGCGGCCGAACCTTGAGGTGCTCACCGGCGCCCGGTGCACCCGGGTGCTGTTCGACGGCGACCGCGCGACCGGCGTCGAACTGGACCGGGCCGGTGAGCCGGTGCAGCTGCGGGCCGAGCGGGAAGTGGTGCTCTCGGCGGGCGCCTACAACTCGCCGCAGCTGCTGATGCTGTCCGGCATCGGCGTGGCCGACGAGCTGGCGGCCCACGGCATCACCGCCCGGGTCGACCTGCCGGTGGGGGAGAACCTCCAGGACCACCCGCACGTCGGCCTCTCCTACCTGACCGACACGCCCTCCCTGCTGACCGCGCAGACCCCGGAGAACGTACGGCTGCTGGAGACCGAGGGCCGCGGCCCGCTCACCTCCAACGTCGGCGAGGCCGGGGCCTTCCACCGCACCCGGGCGGACCTCGACGCCCCCGACATCCAGGTGCACGCCACCCCGGTGATGTTCCACGAGGAAGGCATCAGCCCCGCCTTCGACCACGCCTTCATGTTCGGCGCGGTGCTGCTCACCCCCACCAGCCGGGGCAAGGTCTCGCTGCGGTCGGCGATCCCCAGCGCCGCCCCGCACATCCTGCACAACTACCTGACCACCGAGGACGACCGCGCCACGATGGTGCGGGCGCTCAGGCTGCTGCTGGACATCGCCGACCGGCCCAGCCTGCGCAAGCACCGCAGGGCCGACTTCAAGGTCCCCGCATCCGCGACCGACGCCGATCTGCTGGCCTTCGCCCGCCGCGAGCTGCAGACCCTCTACCATCCGGCAGGCACCTGCCCCATCGGTCCCGTCGTCGACCACGAACTGCGGGTGCACGGCGTCCGCGGACTGCGCGTGGTGGACGCCTCCGTGATGCCCACCCTGGTCCGCGGCAACACCAACGCCCCCACCGTCATGATCGCCGAGAAGGCCGCGGACCTGCTCCGCGACGTCCCGGCACCGGCCTGA
- a CDS encoding MDR family MFS transporter, protein MSTTAAATRAVRNTFSGLPPAFWWLWASTLINRLGAFVSTFLALYLTVQKGYSASYAGLVAALYGLGGAAGNLVAGVLTDRLGRRPTLLASQMATAGTVALLGFASRPTTIAALAALAGMATSASRPAVQAMMTDLVPERRRVRAFALNYWAINLGFALSASAAGLIARHSYLWLFLGEALLTALCAVVAYFRLPETRPGGTGPPRPGPAPPGTTSLWTVLRDVRFMTVVGLNLLLVMLYQQGLVALPLAMGRAGFDSTDFGVVIAANGVLIVALQIPVTRFIEHRSPGPLLVLSALLTGVGFGLCALADSVPFYVLTVCVWTLGEIVNSPTQMSLVARLSPVEGRGRYQGVYTLSWSVAAFAAPLLGGSVIDRFGAPTLWLGSLAVGVLAALGYAHVMRRPWEAPATDTPAKTPDTVA, encoded by the coding sequence ATGTCGACCACGGCTGCGGCCACCCGCGCCGTCCGGAACACCTTCTCCGGTCTCCCGCCCGCCTTCTGGTGGCTCTGGGCGAGCACGTTGATCAACCGGCTCGGGGCGTTCGTCTCCACCTTCCTCGCGCTGTACCTCACCGTCCAGAAGGGCTACTCGGCGTCCTACGCCGGCCTGGTCGCCGCGCTGTACGGGCTCGGGGGCGCGGCGGGAAACCTGGTGGCGGGGGTGCTCACGGACCGGCTGGGCCGCCGGCCGACGCTGCTGGCCTCCCAAATGGCCACCGCCGGCACCGTCGCGCTGCTCGGTTTCGCCTCCCGTCCCACGACGATCGCGGCGCTCGCCGCGCTCGCCGGGATGGCCACCAGCGCCTCCCGGCCCGCGGTGCAGGCGATGATGACCGACCTCGTGCCCGAGCGGCGGCGGGTCCGGGCGTTCGCCCTCAACTACTGGGCCATCAACCTCGGGTTCGCCCTGTCGGCGTCCGCGGCGGGACTCATCGCCCGCCACTCCTACCTCTGGCTCTTCCTGGGCGAGGCGCTGTTGACCGCCCTCTGCGCGGTCGTGGCGTACTTCCGCCTGCCGGAGACCCGCCCGGGCGGCACCGGCCCCCCGCGACCGGGGCCGGCACCGCCCGGCACCACCTCGCTGTGGACGGTGCTGCGCGACGTCCGCTTCATGACCGTCGTGGGGCTGAACCTGCTCCTGGTGATGCTCTACCAACAGGGCCTGGTCGCACTGCCGTTGGCGATGGGGCGGGCCGGTTTCGACAGCACCGACTTCGGCGTGGTGATCGCGGCCAACGGTGTGCTCATCGTGGCCCTGCAGATCCCGGTGACACGCTTCATCGAACACCGCTCACCGGGCCCGCTGCTGGTGCTCTCGGCCCTCCTCACCGGCGTCGGCTTCGGCCTCTGCGCCCTCGCCGACTCCGTCCCCTTCTACGTCCTGACCGTCTGCGTCTGGACGTTGGGCGAGATCGTCAACTCGCCCACCCAGATGTCCCTGGTGGCCCGCCTCTCCCCGGTCGAGGGCCGCGGCCGCTACCAGGGGGTCTACACCCTCTCGTGGTCGGTCGCCGCCTTCGCGGCCCCGCTGCTCGGCGGCTCGGTCATCGACCGGTTCGGCGCCCCCACCCTCTGGCTGGGAAGCCTGGCCGTCGGCGTACTCGCCGCCCTCGGCTACGCCCACGTCATGCGCCGGCCCTGGGAGGCGCCCGCCACGGACACCCCCGCGAAGACACCCGACACGGTGGCGTGA
- a CDS encoding class I adenylate-forming enzyme family protein — protein sequence MHATPDEDHRLAHRCTEREFTDRLPVHPTMPELLAHRADRDGSAPYLTFHGADDTATTLTYRDTLRLSRRLAAWASRELGARPGDVFALAPVNELRSVTAVFALLLAGCSILSLNPADPAGRITQQAEALGAKALLRAPDAATDATVPWRTLPDPRELPAADDDWTGPDLDPGADALYFGTSGSTAASKLVAQSHYNGAVNAEALRRHHGLGPGDRFLGCLPVHHVNGMHFTLFGTLAAGAHGILLTGFDPFGYPRVLNGYRPRIASVVPSILETLLQTWRSPQFPPEFAYFVSAAAPLSRSTARAVHERWGVRILQGYGLTETTNFSTTMPRGLSDAAYRALMLDGDIPSVGTALYGNEVAVLRPDGQRAEPGERGEVCMRGHNVMSRYQGNPEATAEAFADGWFHSQDLGYEVVEPETGLRFVVLTGRAKNIAKVRGETVSLEEMERALKSLPAVRDAACDTAPDRFLGEVVVAAVATADCTTDAALLEHLGRFFDPAVLPARFVRMPSIPRTATGKVLRPRLRELLAATDRALPGTGPQS from the coding sequence ATGCACGCCACCCCCGACGAGGACCACCGGCTCGCCCACCGCTGCACGGAACGGGAGTTCACCGACCGGCTCCCCGTACACCCGACGATGCCGGAGCTGCTGGCGCACCGGGCCGACCGCGACGGGTCCGCGCCGTACCTGACCTTCCACGGCGCCGACGACACCGCGACCACCCTCACCTACCGCGACACCCTCCGGCTCAGCCGCCGCCTGGCGGCATGGGCCTCCCGGGAGCTGGGCGCCCGCCCCGGGGACGTCTTCGCCCTCGCCCCCGTCAACGAACTGCGTTCGGTGACCGCCGTGTTCGCGCTGCTGCTGGCCGGCTGCTCGATCCTCTCGCTGAACCCGGCCGACCCGGCGGGCCGGATCACCCAGCAGGCCGAGGCGCTGGGCGCCAAGGCCCTGCTGCGCGCCCCGGACGCCGCCACCGACGCCACGGTGCCGTGGCGCACGCTCCCCGACCCGCGGGAACTGCCCGCGGCCGACGACGACTGGACCGGTCCGGACCTCGACCCGGGCGCGGACGCCCTCTACTTCGGCACGTCGGGATCGACGGCCGCCTCGAAACTGGTCGCGCAGTCGCACTACAACGGCGCGGTCAACGCGGAGGCGCTGCGCCGGCACCACGGCCTCGGGCCGGGCGACCGCTTCCTCGGCTGCCTGCCGGTCCACCACGTCAACGGCATGCACTTCACCCTCTTCGGCACCCTCGCCGCCGGGGCGCACGGCATCCTGCTCACCGGGTTCGACCCCTTCGGCTACCCGCGTGTGCTGAACGGGTACCGCCCGCGGATCGCGAGCGTCGTCCCCAGCATCCTGGAGACGCTGCTGCAGACCTGGCGCAGCCCGCAATTCCCGCCGGAGTTCGCCTACTTCGTCTCGGCCGCGGCCCCGCTGTCCCGGTCCACGGCCCGCGCGGTGCACGAGCGCTGGGGCGTCCGGATCCTCCAGGGCTACGGCCTGACCGAGACGACCAACTTCTCCACCACCATGCCGCGCGGCCTGTCCGACGCCGCCTACCGCGCCCTGATGCTGGACGGCGACATCCCCTCCGTCGGCACCGCCCTGTACGGCAACGAGGTGGCCGTGCTCCGCCCCGACGGACAGCGGGCCGAGCCCGGCGAACGGGGTGAGGTGTGCATGCGCGGGCACAACGTGATGTCGCGCTACCAGGGGAACCCGGAGGCCACCGCCGAGGCGTTCGCGGACGGCTGGTTCCACTCCCAGGACCTGGGCTACGAAGTCGTCGAACCGGAGACCGGACTGCGCTTCGTCGTCCTCACCGGACGGGCCAAGAACATCGCCAAGGTGCGCGGCGAAACGGTGTCGCTGGAGGAGATGGAACGGGCCCTCAAGTCGTTGCCGGCGGTCCGCGACGCGGCCTGCGACACCGCCCCGGACCGCTTCCTGGGCGAGGTCGTGGTGGCGGCGGTGGCCACCGCCGACTGCACCACCGACGCCGCGCTGCTGGAGCACCTGGGGCGCTTCTTCGACCCGGCGGTGCTGCCCGCCCGCTTCGTCCGGATGCCGAGCATTCCGCGGACCGCCACCGGCAAGGTTCTCCGGCCCAGGCTGCGGGAGCTGCTCGCGGCGACCGACCGGGCCCTGCCCGGCACCGGCCCGCAGTCCTGA
- a CDS encoding phosphopantetheine-binding protein: MHTPPEHQPEPARSPAPDPTAAATGELLAAVTEVVLRNAPDRASLTSAGPDAPLPEHGFDSLRVVRLLVDLEETLGVTFPSDAVTAETFRSIRAITDVLTASGAAPAAPPAG, from the coding sequence GTGCACACACCCCCGGAGCACCAGCCGGAGCCCGCCCGCTCGCCCGCCCCGGACCCCACCGCCGCTGCCACGGGTGAGCTGCTCGCGGCGGTGACCGAGGTCGTCCTGCGCAACGCCCCCGACCGCGCGTCGCTGACGTCCGCCGGACCGGACGCCCCGCTCCCGGAGCACGGTTTCGACTCGCTGAGGGTGGTGCGCCTGCTGGTGGACCTGGAGGAGACGCTGGGCGTCACCTTCCCGTCGGACGCGGTGACCGCCGAGACCTTCCGCAGCATCCGCGCGATCACCGACGTCCTCACGGCGTCCGGAGCCGCCCCCGCGGCACCCCCCGCCGGCTGA
- the nudC gene encoding NAD(+) diphosphatase, whose product MKHPSPSARQDSAHRVPTGTPAGRPPEPLDRAAARREDAGWLRAAWERENTRVLPLAGGRTRVSEGPDGWRLALVRPRDCPPGGTRYFLGTDGTGAAYFAYATGRLPAPPTGTARVAALGDGDCPLGDRDHGMLVHATALENWHRNHGRCPGCGDPTTVEGGGHVRRCAACGVEHHPRTDPAVLMLITDAGDRCLLGSRTRWPAHQYSVPAGYVEPGETAEAAVRREAAEEAGVAIGAVRCVETEAHPFPGSLMLGYEADAVSSDARADGSEMAAVRWFTRDALARAVRTGDVALPDRRYLARRLVERWYGGPLDPAPESAGAPWTE is encoded by the coding sequence GTGAAGCACCCGTCCCCCTCGGCACGGCAGGACTCCGCGCACCGCGTCCCCACCGGGACACCGGCCGGCCGCCCCCCGGAGCCGCTGGACCGCGCCGCCGCCCGACGGGAGGACGCGGGCTGGCTCCGCGCGGCCTGGGAGCGGGAGAACACCCGGGTGCTGCCGCTGGCCGGGGGCCGCACCCGGGTGAGCGAGGGGCCCGACGGCTGGCGGCTGGCGCTGGTCCGGCCGCGCGACTGCCCGCCGGGCGGCACCCGTTACTTCCTCGGCACCGACGGCACCGGCGCCGCGTACTTCGCGTACGCCACCGGCCGGCTGCCGGCGCCGCCCACCGGCACCGCGCGCGTCGCGGCCCTCGGCGACGGCGACTGTCCGCTCGGCGACCGGGACCACGGCATGCTCGTGCACGCCACCGCCCTGGAGAACTGGCACCGCAACCACGGCCGTTGCCCCGGCTGCGGCGACCCCACCACGGTGGAGGGCGGCGGGCACGTACGGCGCTGCGCGGCGTGCGGTGTCGAGCACCATCCCCGTACCGACCCGGCCGTGCTCATGCTGATCACCGACGCGGGCGACCGGTGTCTGCTGGGCAGCCGTACCCGCTGGCCCGCGCACCAGTACTCGGTGCCCGCCGGATACGTCGAGCCCGGGGAGACCGCGGAAGCCGCGGTGCGGCGCGAGGCCGCGGAGGAGGCGGGGGTGGCGATCGGCGCGGTGCGGTGCGTGGAGACCGAGGCGCACCCCTTTCCCGGCAGCCTGATGCTGGGTTACGAGGCCGACGCCGTCTCGTCCGACGCGCGTGCCGACGGGAGCGAGATGGCGGCTGTCCGCTGGTTCACCCGGGACGCGCTGGCCCGGGCCGTGCGCACCGGGGACGTGGCGCTGCCGGACCGCCGCTACCTCGCCCGCCGGCTGGTCGAGCGGTGGTACGGAGGCCCGCTCGACCCCGCGCCGGAGTCGGCCGGCGCCCCCTGGACCGAGTGA
- a CDS encoding amino acid adenylation domain-containing protein, with amino-acid sequence MTARPPAGSPRGLPDGRPGLLPERFLATAAARPDAVAVEDGGTRTTFAELAGRSAAVAARLLAHGVGTETVVGLCLPRSADFIAAALGVLRAGGAFLPLDPAYPADRLRYLVRDSGTTVVLTAGGDAPRPPADVFPPHLTVLPAAGAGPSPDAGAPLPAVGPGRLAYVIYTSGSTGRPKGVQVEHGALAAFLAGLEAAGAVRPGPARVGWSASPSFDASLQQWARVCRGDTVVIVDDLARRVPQRLVRAVTEARLTDLDLTPGLAELTADRLARALPAGSGLRLWVGGEAVPPALWRTLAGHRAAGVLDAVNVYGTTETTVDSLWAPITGGVEPHLGTPLPGQTVHLLDDRLRPVAVGEPGELYVAGPTLARGYLGRPGLTAQRFLPDPWAADGGRMYRTGDRARRTPDGRLEFLGRTDHQVKVRGYRVELGEVEAALADCPGVLESVVLPHTQGGVGVLAACLRTTPGTSLEQVRAHAARRLPEWMRPSAYRVVAAMPLTPAGKIDRVALGAGVGAGAH; translated from the coding sequence GTGACCGCTCGGCCGCCGGCCGGGTCGCCCCGCGGGCTGCCGGACGGCCGGCCGGGCCTGCTCCCGGAGCGCTTCCTCGCCACCGCGGCGGCGCGGCCCGACGCGGTGGCCGTCGAGGACGGCGGGACCCGGACGACGTTCGCGGAGCTGGCCGGGCGCAGTGCGGCCGTGGCGGCCCGCCTGCTGGCCCACGGGGTCGGCACGGAGACCGTCGTCGGGCTGTGCCTCCCGCGCTCGGCGGACTTCATCGCCGCCGCGCTCGGCGTCCTGCGGGCGGGCGGCGCCTTCCTGCCGCTGGACCCGGCCTACCCCGCCGACCGGCTGCGCTACCTGGTGCGGGACAGCGGGACCACCGTCGTCCTGACGGCCGGCGGCGACGCGCCCCGGCCCCCGGCCGACGTCTTCCCCCCGCACCTGACCGTCCTGCCGGCGGCCGGCGCCGGCCCGTCCCCGGACGCCGGCGCCCCGCTGCCGGCGGTCGGTCCCGGCCGACTCGCCTACGTCATCTACACCTCCGGGTCGACCGGCCGGCCGAAGGGCGTCCAGGTCGAGCACGGCGCGCTGGCCGCTTTCCTGGCCGGCCTGGAGGCGGCCGGCGCGGTCCGGCCGGGCCCGGCCAGGGTCGGCTGGAGCGCCAGCCCCTCCTTCGACGCCTCGCTCCAGCAGTGGGCCCGGGTCTGCCGCGGGGACACGGTGGTGATCGTCGACGACCTGGCGCGCCGCGTCCCCCAGCGGCTGGTGCGGGCCGTGACGGAAGCGCGGCTCACCGACCTCGATCTCACCCCCGGCCTGGCCGAGTTGACGGCCGACCGGCTGGCCCGCGCCCTGCCGGCCGGCTCCGGACTGCGCCTGTGGGTGGGGGGCGAGGCGGTGCCGCCCGCGCTGTGGCGGACGCTGGCCGGGCACCGTGCCGCGGGCGTACTGGACGCCGTCAACGTGTACGGCACCACGGAGACGACGGTGGACAGCCTGTGGGCACCGATCACGGGCGGGGTGGAACCGCACCTCGGGACACCGCTGCCCGGCCAGACGGTCCACCTGCTGGACGACCGGCTGCGCCCGGTGGCCGTCGGCGAGCCGGGCGAGCTGTACGTGGCGGGTCCCACGCTGGCCCGCGGCTACCTCGGCCGCCCCGGCCTGACCGCACAGCGTTTCCTGCCCGACCCGTGGGCCGCGGACGGCGGGCGGATGTACCGGACCGGGGACCGCGCCCGTCGGACGCCGGACGGCCGGCTGGAGTTCCTGGGCCGCACCGACCACCAGGTCAAGGTGCGCGGGTACCGCGTGGAGTTGGGGGAGGTCGAGGCCGCGCTCGCCGACTGCCCGGGGGTGCTGGAGTCCGTGGTGCTGCCGCACACCCAGGGCGGGGTGGGCGTGCTGGCGGCGTGCCTGCGGACGACGCCGGGGACGAGCCTGGAGCAGGTCCGCGCGCACGCGGCGCGGCGGCTGCCGGAGTGGATGCGGCCGTCCGCCTACCGCGTGGTCGCGGCCATGCCGCTGACCCCGGCCGGGAAGATCGACCGGGTGGCGCTGGGCGCCGGGGTGGGCGCCGGTGCGCACTGA
- a CDS encoding BtpA/SgcQ family protein, with the protein MADFPRRDGRKTVLGMIHLRPLPGTPFHQDGTLGATLESAVRSAVALERGGADGCLIQTVERVYSVADESDPARTAAMALITDAVVRATGAGFRVGVQMMRNAVSASLGVAKVSGGSFVRVGALVGQTLSPHGMVTPDPLRIMEYRRKIAGEDIGIIADIDSMHFSWFGGGKTTAEVAKAAAGAGADAVSLCHRDDDTTLRMIDAVRAAAPDLPVILAGHTHHDNAARLLAAADGAFVGSCLERSGWGSEIDSGRVATYMEAVRAKGGRP; encoded by the coding sequence ATGGCTGACTTCCCGCGCCGGGACGGCCGCAAGACGGTCCTCGGCATGATTCACCTGCGGCCGCTGCCCGGCACCCCGTTCCATCAGGACGGCACGCTCGGCGCGACGTTGGAGAGCGCCGTGCGGTCGGCCGTCGCCCTGGAGCGGGGCGGCGCGGACGGCTGCCTCATCCAGACCGTGGAACGGGTCTACAGCGTGGCGGACGAGTCCGATCCGGCACGGACCGCCGCCATGGCCCTGATCACCGACGCCGTCGTACGCGCCACCGGCGCCGGCTTCCGGGTGGGTGTGCAGATGATGCGCAACGCCGTCAGCGCCTCCCTGGGCGTGGCGAAGGTGAGCGGCGGCTCCTTCGTCCGGGTCGGCGCGCTGGTCGGGCAGACCCTCTCCCCGCACGGCATGGTCACTCCGGACCCGCTGCGGATCATGGAGTACCGCCGGAAGATCGCGGGCGAGGACATCGGCATCATCGCCGACATCGACTCGATGCACTTCTCGTGGTTCGGCGGCGGGAAGACCACGGCGGAGGTGGCGAAGGCGGCCGCGGGCGCGGGCGCCGACGCCGTCTCGCTGTGCCACCGCGACGACGACACCACCCTGCGGATGATCGACGCGGTGCGCGCCGCGGCCCCGGACCTGCCCGTGATCCTCGCCGGGCACACCCACCACGACAACGCCGCACGGCTGCTGGCGGCCGCCGACGGGGCGTTCGTCGGCAGCTGCCTGGAACGCTCGGGCTGGGGCAGTGAGATCGACTCCGGGCGGGTGGCGACGTACATGGAGGCCGTACGCGCGAAGGGAGGCCGGCCGTGA
- a CDS encoding pyridoxal phosphate-dependent aminotransferase produces MELFPHPLRERCFSIPAEAAESAAAAQLLDDDGGCFLPGVDERMLDVYNRAADPGDPFELCRLWVGRVDAESGAHAARPRLAEQWRATRVRRSTTAEEVLTSRATVRFVKELFNFYFRDDLYGDLRSDDHLMLSGGAVDEEEWGLPEVLKECIRYALERDWYGYSDSCGRLQAREAVAAYESARIPGAPYEAGNIALTMGGTVAVSTMADFLTSRSGPRTAPALCATPNYPPLVESIACRTDTRLVPLPTQDGRMSVEPLLAALSPDTPLVMLQTAANPTGAGVAEADLVRLLNALSPSTLILLDECHEWLGPVNALSPARAARNVVRISSLSKHWSAPGIKAGWITADSDLIAEYYEYASTHFGGPPSFFYTLIEVLARMERWRVTGLRAVGAEQVREFEASYGLTPERLQAAYTNYATEREARERSLLTLRDATHARLSEFATVLKPRYSINTALTLPGWDDSYRCFRDLLRETGVSTYPGILNFCFSGGTVRVTSARSWRDLDTAVGRLGAYAARDAVRHG; encoded by the coding sequence GTGGAACTCTTCCCCCACCCCTTACGAGAGCGATGTTTCAGCATCCCGGCCGAGGCGGCCGAGAGCGCGGCCGCGGCGCAGCTCCTCGACGACGACGGCGGGTGCTTCCTGCCCGGCGTCGACGAGCGGATGCTGGACGTCTACAACCGGGCGGCCGACCCCGGGGACCCCTTCGAACTGTGCCGTCTGTGGGTGGGGCGGGTGGACGCCGAGTCGGGTGCGCACGCCGCCCGTCCCCGGCTCGCCGAGCAGTGGCGGGCCACCAGGGTGCGGCGGAGCACGACCGCGGAGGAGGTGCTGACCTCGCGGGCCACGGTGCGGTTCGTCAAGGAGCTGTTCAACTTCTACTTCCGCGACGACCTCTACGGCGACCTGCGGTCCGACGACCACCTGATGCTCTCCGGCGGCGCGGTCGACGAGGAGGAGTGGGGGCTCCCCGAGGTCCTCAAGGAGTGCATCCGCTACGCCCTCGAACGTGACTGGTACGGCTACTCCGACTCCTGCGGGCGGCTGCAGGCCCGCGAGGCGGTGGCCGCGTACGAGAGCGCCCGGATCCCCGGCGCCCCCTACGAGGCCGGCAACATCGCGCTCACCATGGGCGGCACCGTGGCGGTCAGCACGATGGCCGACTTCCTCACCTCCCGCTCCGGGCCGCGTACCGCGCCCGCGCTGTGCGCGACGCCCAACTACCCGCCGCTGGTGGAGTCGATCGCCTGCCGCACCGACACCCGCCTGGTGCCGCTGCCGACGCAGGACGGCCGGATGTCGGTGGAGCCGCTGCTGGCCGCGCTGTCCCCGGACACCCCGCTGGTGATGCTGCAGACGGCCGCGAACCCGACCGGCGCCGGTGTGGCGGAGGCCGACCTGGTCCGGCTGCTGAACGCCCTCTCGCCGTCCACGCTGATCCTGCTCGACGAGTGCCACGAGTGGCTCGGGCCGGTGAACGCGCTGTCGCCGGCCCGCGCCGCGCGCAACGTCGTCCGCATCTCCAGCCTGTCCAAACACTGGTCGGCGCCCGGCATCAAGGCCGGCTGGATCACCGCCGACAGCGATCTGATCGCCGAGTACTACGAGTACGCCTCCACCCACTTCGGCGGGCCGCCGTCCTTCTTCTACACGCTCATCGAGGTACTGGCCCGGATGGAGCGCTGGCGGGTCACCGGCCTGCGGGCCGTCGGCGCCGAGCAGGTCCGCGAGTTCGAGGCGTCCTACGGTCTGACCCCGGAACGGCTGCAGGCCGCGTACACCAACTACGCCACCGAACGGGAGGCCCGCGAACGGAGTCTGCTCACCCTGCGCGACGCCACGCACGCCCGCCTCTCGGAGTTCGCGACGGTTCTCAAACCGCGCTACTCGATCAACACCGCGCTCACGCTGCCCGGTTGGGACGACTCCTACCGGTGCTTCCGCGACCTGCTGCGCGAGACCGGGGTGTCCACCTACCCCGGCATCCTCAACTTCTGCTTCTCCGGCGGGACGGTGCGGGTGACCTCGGCCCGCAGCTGGCGCGACCTCGACACCGCCGTCGGCCGGCTGGGCGCCTACGCGGCCCGGGACGCGGTGCGCCATGGCTGA